One Euphorbia lathyris chromosome 1, ddEupLath1.1, whole genome shotgun sequence DNA segment encodes these proteins:
- the LOC136235777 gene encoding protein JINGUBANG, whose protein sequence is MAGGSEYESDDQPSLSSQPSLASLPSLTFHTRHQNIFFNCLTTITGHTSYISSLAVAGKFLYSGSSDKEIRFWNRHSLDSDDQLDLSHNSISVGKGAVKSLIVLSDKMFSAHQDHKIRVWKISNGEIEHHQTFNHLATLPTFSDRATKILSPKNQVQIRRHKSCTWVHHVDTVSALALATDESLLYSVSWDRTLKIWRTRDFKCMESITSAHDDAINTVAVSSTGDIYTGSADRKIKVWRKNSGEKKHCLIATLEKHKSGINALALSADGSILYSGACDRSIVVWEKDEDGGMTVAGALRGHTQSILCLIVVGDLVCSGSGDKTIRVWRNFGRNYYSCLGVLEGHRGPVKCLSATVDHNNHNSMADYSSFLIYSGSLDSDIKVWQLHVPLEIT, encoded by the coding sequence atggcCGGCGGCTCAGAATATGAATCGGACGACCAACCATCACTCTCTTCACAGCCAAGTCTCGCATCACTTCCTTCCTTAACCTTCCATACTCGTCACCAAAACATCTTCTTCAATTGCCTCACCACCATCACCGGTCACACCAGCTACATATCTTCTCTAGCCGTCGCCGGAAAATTCCTCTACAGCGGTTCATCAGACAAAGAAATCCGATTCTGGAACCGTCATTCCTTAGACTCCGATGACCAATTAGACCTATCGCACAACTCAATTTCAGTCGGGAAAGGAGCGGTTAAGTCTTTAATAGTTTTATCGGACAAAATGTTCAGCGCTCATCAAGACCACAAAATCCGAGTATGGAAAATCAGCAACGGAGAAATAGAGCATCACCAAACATTTAACCATTTAGCGACGCTTCCCACATTTAGCGACCGCGCTACAAAAATATTGTCGCCGAAGAACCAGGTTCAGATTAGACGGCACAAGAGTTGCACGTGGGTACACCACGTGGACACGGTGTCAGCGCTAGCTTTAGCGACGGATGAATCGCTTTTGTACTCAGTTTCGTGGGATAGAACGCTCAAAATCTGGAGGACTAGAGACTTCAAATGTATGGAATCAATCACAAGTGCACACGATGATGCTATAAACACAGTTGCAGTATCAAGCACCGGAGATATTTACACCGGATCAGCTGACCGGAAAATCAAAGTGTGGAGGAAAAACTCAGGGGAGAAAAAACATTGCCTGATTGCGACTTTGGAGAAGCACAAATCGGGGATTAATGCGCTGGCTTTAAGCGCGGACGGGTCAATTTTGTACTCGGGTGCTTGTGATAGGTCGATAGTGGTGTGGGAGAAGGATGAGGACGGTGGAATGACGGTGGCCGGAGCTCTTAGAGGGCATACTCAGTCTATATTGTGCTTAATAGTTGTTGGTGATTTGGTGTGTAGTGGTTCTGGCGACAAAACGATACGAGTGTGGAGAAATTTTGGGAGGAATTACTATTCGTGTTTGGGGGTTTTAGAAGGGCATAGAGGACCTGTCAAGTGTTTGTCTGCAACAGTTGATCATAATAATCATAATTCGATGGCTGATTATAGTTCGTTTCTTATTTACAGTGGAAGTTTGGACTCCGATATCAAGGTGTGGCAGCTTCATGTTCCTCTCGAAATAACTTAA